In the Excalfactoria chinensis isolate bCotChi1 chromosome 18, bCotChi1.hap2, whole genome shotgun sequence genome, AATCCCCAGCCTTTGGATTCCTCCAGCCCCGCTGCTGATGCACAGCTCTGACTCAGGTATTCACCACCACTCATTTGATGCAACTTCAGGATGCGTGCTCGCTGAACCCTGGCtgatggaggaggaagagcagagcCTTCCAACTGTGCCACTGCTCCATCCAAATCCCCCCCTTCAGTCTGGCTGTGGACCCCCACCCTCCAAAAGGCAaccccagctcctgcagcgGAGTCTGTCCCCTATGGGGAAGCAGCTTTGAGGAACTCTagagggttaaaaaaaaaacacagctctgaaacGAGCCCGGGGGAAAAGTCACATGCACCAGGAAGGTTTTGCAAGTCAATGCTTGTGGCACGGGGTGATGGGAGTGCGGAGGTGCGAGCCCAGCAAAGGGACCTCCCCAACCTGCGGGGCGCAGCGATGGGCGGTGCGGggcagtgaggaggaggaggggggcaGGGTCTGCACCCCAGGAGCGCTGCTGGATGAGGTACGGCTCTGGTGGGCTCTCCGTAAATAGGACACAGTAGTGGAGCTGGGTTGGCTGAGGCTTGGAGGGGTCTGTAGGGGCAGGGAGGGAAATGGAATGGCTTTGTGTTAAAATAAGAGGTGTGCAAAGATGCAGAGCCATGGGGAGCACAGGAATGGAAGGCTTTGAGGGGCCAAGCTCCGTGCACAGGAGCAATGAGAGGCAGTGGAGCCCAGCGAGGTCTGTGCTGTGCAAATGGCTTAAAGCAATGCTGCCGATGGTTCTGGGCTcggctgtgctggggaaggctACGGCTGTACGAGCTGCCCTGGATGCTCCCACAGGACTCAGCAGTTTCCAAGGTGCCTGGGACAGAGAGCACTGCTTCAGCTCTAACTTAACGTGACAGCTTGTAACTTAACGTGACAGCTTCTGACTCCAGCATTGGGAGTGGGTGCTGAGGCCATCCCCATGCACAACACTCTTGTGCAAAGTGCACCGTGTTTGGCTCCTGCAAGCGTTGAGTTTCCAgcttctgcagttttgtttcattttcttctttgcaaacaTATGAACCTTTCATGTTTCTtcccatgcctcagtttcctgtCTGACAGTCCTTGAACTGACGGCAATCCTGGCTTTGTGCAAAGGGGTGATTGCAACAACAACCATTAGTAACAGGAAAATGCAGTGGTCCTTTTGGAAGGATTGCTGCTGTGATCCTGGGCAGATTTGCAAGAATGGAAGATAAGGAGCCTTCAAAGCCTTCCATGCTCTTGGTTTGAATAACCACCCACAAATCCTTGTAGTGTTCCCTGGGGAACCCATGGGAAATGGCAGCTGCTGTGGGGGTGAAGATGAGCAGAGCTCCCCACGTTGCTTCCTGCTccgctgctgctctcctctgcttGGGCGGGTGCACGGTTCCTCCTTATCTGCACCGTTTCCTTCCTGTGATAGGGAGTTCCTATGATCCGAATAAGCAAGAGGAAAGCCTGTGCACGTTGCACTGTTAGCACCTGAGTGGTGGTAACATCACAGAGCTCGGCGCTCTCAGACGTTATTTGCTGCCTTTGCAAGATTTTTTGAATGCTTTGCCTTCCTCTTTTCGGGGCTAGAAAACGCTGCTGTGCTCATGGAAAAGCGGAATCTCAAGGAAGTCACCAGTGGGAGTCTGAATGAGGATTTCACAGCCTGGTCCCTAGTGAGGAGAGCGAGCcgcctgctgcctgcagctgggagatAAGGGAGATCTCCAGCAAGTGCTGAATCGCTGACCATACGGCCCAAAGTTGTGCCTGCAGCATGGCCTATAAGAGCCAGGCTGATGGGATTGAGGAGAACAGCTCGCTTTCCTCCGTCCTGTATTGTAAGAGTGATTTAAAGGAAGGATCCCTGCAGTGGGTGAAAGGTAAGTGAACAGGGTTGGACCGGGGGGTCCTTCAAGATCCTCTTCCAACCTTGGCTGTTCTATGGGTCTGTGAACTTGCTGGTGACTGAGAAATGCAGTACTGAGATTTGGGGTATCTGAGCTCTGTACCCTGGCACCTCAACCAAAGCCATGGAGAacaggacagcccagcccaagggCTGAggccatttgttttcattcttgctTCACACTCATCACCTCTGCTGCTTAATCTGGGGATTAACTTCAGCAAAAAAAAGTAGGACATTATTATCCTGGAGTTTCTAGATGCATCTGCTCTTCCCTTCTTGACTTGAGGCAGTTACACCCTATTGTAATGCAATTGCCACAGTTAACTTGGCACCTCCTATACATGGAGCAGTGAAGAGATGGTGAGGATGGAGGAtgaaagcaggacagaaaggaaaggtgagTGCATGCAGCCCTCAGGCCAGTACAGCAGCCTGGGGGAGCACTGCACTCTGTGCCATAGGAGCAGCCCCAAGGCATGGGGCTAtccccagagctgcagagatggggGAAAGCTGGATGAAACATTGGTGAAACAGGATCTCATGTGAACACACCACTTTCTTGGCCCCAATCTCTTCCTCTTGGCATAGCTCAGCTTGTGTAAGCTCTAGGGGAATGCCAACCTTCAAAGCACGTCATGGCAGTCTGTGTTGTCAGCCTTCCTTTCACCACAGGCTCCTGAGCTGATGGGATTAACACCCATGCCAAAGCCATGCTGCTGATCTCTCTGGGTTTTTGCAGAAGCCCGCAATGGTCAGGTGCTCATGGTGCTCAGCATGGACAACACCTGCTCGGCTGCATCCTTTGACATGGAGCTTTGTGCAGAGAAACTCCAGTCCCTGGGGGTTCAGGTAAGCCCTTCACCTATTATCTCCCCTGGCAGCCCATTGCAGTGAAAGCTGGCTGGGTTGATACCGTTTGCACCCAGATCACAGAGAGCTTTTTTAAGTTTCAGGTATAAGGTTGgtttgtttcagtttaatttCAGTCTATTCCTCATTGACTTCGAGACAACTGTAATGACCTTGGCTTAAAGCTCCGTGAAGAAACCCATTCAGTGCAGGTTCAGCTGAAGAGCATGAAAGCACTCCAATGTGCTAGAACATCACTGGGACAGTCTGTCTCGTCTTGTCCTTTGCCataaaaacatgcttttctCTTATGACTTTCCCTGCCCTTTGCAGGGAGATATCACTCACTGCAAATGAGGCAGCACACAGCGTTCTGGTCAGTGACAGCCGTAGCGATGAGGCTGGAGCCTTGAGCCCTCTGCACAAATCAGGTCTGCAGTGCAGGCTGGGTCCCACCAGGCCTGTCTGAGCCGTTCTGATGGAGCTGAGGGCCCGGTGGGGTTGGGGAATGGCTGTGcctcagagggcagtgggcacagccctggagCTCAGGGAGTGCTGGGGTACCACTCTCAGCCATAGGGTTGTGTAgtgctgcatggagctgggagttggacaCTGTGATCCTTTCCCACTCAGGGCAATCTGTGATTCTTGCTCCTGATTCCCTGAGCAGGCATCAGCAGGTGAATGGAGGAGGCTGATTGAGGAGGCAGTCCTGAAGCCCGAAGTAAGGCGGTACCTCTTCTACAACTCCAGGGCATTCCAGATAGCCATTGCCGTGGTAAGGATGCTGGGCTCTCCCTCCGTTTccctgtattttgttttgcttttaatgcagAGCCTGGGTTCTCCAGTCCTTAGCATCTCCTTGAGCCCAATATCCATCTCCTGTAGCTGAGCAACCCCTTCACCACCCTGAGTGCTCTGACACAGGAGCTTCCCGAAGAGAGAGTCTATCACAGGTGTTATCAGTATTCCTCAGTGAGCTCATAGCTTATCTAAATGGAAGAACTCAACCGAAAACGTCCCTAGATATGAATCATCATTAATCATTCAGTTTGTCTTTGATGATTGCTAACTTTTTATGATAAACTGGTTCTCGGTCCTTCTTAGACCCTTCTCCCCTCGATTTGTTATTGCAAAGAGCTCGTGTCCTCCCTCACCTTCTGAATATCCCAGGCGACTTGATTAATTTATGGCAAGGTCTCTTCTTCCCTTGACTTCTCTTACCTCTACGGTTTAATGAGTGCCATCCATCTCTCTGGGTTCTCACAGGTCTTCTACATGTCTCTCTGGACAAACATTTACACCACggtccagctctgctcctttggACACTACTGGGAGGCCAGTTTGCTGGTGACTCTGGCTGCAGTGGTTATCACTGTGGTTGTGATTCTAATCATTGACCACCGCCAGAGGAAGGTGAGCTGACCCAGGGAGAGTGGGGAGTGAGTTCCCTCCCATTGAAGTGTTGGGATATGCAGCTTTGGTACATTCCTTCCTAGATAAATACGAACACAGATGTGCGGCTGGCAGCTGTCAATGAATTCTTTATCAAACACAACTTAATTCTGGGGATTACTGATGTCCTGGATGGGCCACGCAGCATCCTACAAGTATCCTTTCTGTGCAGAATGTTTCATAGCCCCTTGGTAACCTGATGTGGTGAGGGACAAGCAGCCCATGGCAGcggggttggaactggatgatctttaaggtctcttgcaacccaaccattctgtgattctgtgatggggAGAATGTTTACTGATGCAGTGATCCGTAAGGCTTCCTaagattcttttcttcctattgGGTGCTGTGGAGAATTGggtatttttcttctcccatccATAGGCATCGAAATATACCCAAAGGCCACTGGGAAGAGTCTAAATGACTGAAGTGAAATTAGTCCTTGGGGCAGACAATGATTCCTGAAGCTGTGTGATGTTTACATGGCAATGATGAGTCTTGTTATGAGAATCACAGCAGTGTGCCTATGgcaaaaactaacaaacaaacaaaccacagacGAGTGGAGTCCCAGTTGCGTTGTTCCTTGCAGAGaggagctcagccagcagcatccGAGTGCCTCTGCTCTCAGGAGGCAGCAGGGCCTGTTGTGATagcacaaagggaaatggtttccaactacaagaggggagatttaggttggatataaggaagcTTTTTCCACTCAGGGCAATGAGGCACTGCACAGGTTGCACAGAcaggtggtggtgccccatccctgcagacagccaaggtcaggctgtgctctgagcactgatggagctgtgggtgtccctgagcactgcagggagtgggacctgatggcctttaaggtcccttccaactcaaaccattctatgattcttgacctgctcctcccagctctgGTTTGTGCACTTCAGCCCCGAGCGCTGCCTTCGGTCCCTGTCAGCCCACATCATGGAGTTGCAGCAGGCACAAGAGGTAAATGACAGCAGGCATGGCCACCCTATGgcctttctctgctgaaaaCAGGCAGCTGGGTGAACTGGGAGGTGGACAAACAGCATCTACTGGTGCATCAGGAATTTATTTAGGCCCCATGGTGTGAACATAGCTGGGTAATCAACTGTGCAACTTTTGGTAAAGGAAAGTCGCCAAGGGTAAATGCTGAAGGCAGGTGTTACTGTCCGAAATAGCCGACACCTTGAGCTGTCCTCTTGAAATAATGAGATAGCCCGAGGAATAAATAAGCACAGCACCGGGTACCTGGATGGGAATTTTGTCCTTTGGAAAGTCTACCTCTTTGTGGGTATATAGGTATCTAAACTCTGCTGGCCAGTTGTGGTTACAGAACAGGAGGTGAGGGGTACAACCCCCAAATCTTGTGCTTATCTTGACTCCTGGGAGGGTAGTTTTGGTAGGAAATCATGTTCTTTGTCTCCTTGGGTCCCCCAAACTGTCcttctcctgcagctgggctggcagcaCAGGCTGGACCAGCTCTGTGTGGTGATGGAGGTggctgttcctgcagcagaggaCACTTCATGTGAGGAATCACCTCTCCTATCCAGTGGGGAGAGCTTCAAGAAAGAGCCCATGATGTGCAATGAGCTGCTCCATCTCATCCCTGTGGGCCCTCCAGAGGTAATGAGGAATACCCCCCTATGGTCAGAGCACCTTCTAGGCATGCTGCCTCCAAAGCTCATGGCAGTAGGCATTGCCCATGGGGTGCAACACCTGCAAAACTAGAGGTCCCCTCATGCCATCTCCAGTCCTGACAGCACTAAGCAGTTCATGCTTATGGCCTTGATGCTGTCTGTTTTATGGGCCAGATGTTTCCTTCTGGTCCCTATTTGGAAGTAGATGTCTGCTAAGATCTGATGCCTGTGTCTGGGCTGAGTGTGGCCATGCCGAGCCCCCATCTCTTCCATGGAGCATGCCCTCAAATGCTCGTGCCATGCTGAGTGACAAATGTGTCCTCATTCCTGCTCAGCAAGAAGCTTCGAAAGagattattttgatttatttcccatttttctgcttgctgttaCTAAATGAATTCAGTGCAGGTGACATCCCTGTTGGTAGAAGCTCTCCAGCCATctgatggcaaaaaaaaaccaacacacccAAAAGGAGGTGATGGCAGAACAAGAGggtccctgagcagcctggctCCCAgccaccccatcccagccctgGGCTGGCCTTGCTGCCTACCCCCAAGCCTGACATGCCACTGTGCTGGGGGACAGAGTGCCAGCATTGCTGAGCGAAGGGGATGTGGAACAGTTATGTATCCATCCTTGGCTTCTGTCCTGATTCTGTTGGACAAGAGCAGTGTTTGAATGAGGCAGGCACTGACCCTCTCGTGCTCATTCCAGGTGAtggcccagcagctcctggtgatCTTCAGTGCCTGCTATGTGCGCCTGCTGGTCAGTGGCCGGCTGCCCCGTCCTGTGGCCACAGGGCACATGGAGGGCAGCAGCGTGCCCTGCCCCTGCCAGTTCATCCAGgcctctgtgctcagcacagagcgctgctgtctgctgggcaggggACTGAGAGGAGCTGAAGGGCAAGCACAGCAGTGTGAAGAGGCAGAGGAGGCTGTCACCACTCATCCTGGACTCCTCTGGAAGAAGGAGTGGAAATAGGACTCTAATAAAGCATGCAAACTTGCCATGCATTCATTACTGCTGTGCTGTAAGCCCACAAGCCATTGCACTGGGGTGTCACCGGTTCGCTGGGCACAGGGGTGGTACAAACCAAGCTCTCAGATTCTATGCTTTGGCTGATATTACCTTCTTGGAAACAGTCTGAACGCAAAGTCAGTGGGAGCAcagtttgtttttacagtatACAAATTGGATTCACTGCTGGGACGCAATGGCTCGTGCATTGGCCACGTGGAATGCTTCTTGGTATGGAGTGCTGCTTGGAAAACCTCCTGCTGGGTCAGTATGAGGGAGTCAGGACAGACTTGGAGCACAGAAGCTGTCCAGCAGAGCCCAAGGAGTAGACAAAGCTCAGCAGCTTCCATGCTGTGTTCTGGGCACCACTGTAGCCCCCACATCACAGGGAGGGACATGGCATCCCCAGGGAGGGACGTgttgtctgcagggatggatgcagcctctcttctctcttctctcttctccacaGTGCTGGTGGGTTGCTATGGACCCTCCATTACTGCTAGCTGAGACAGCTTCCCTAATTGCAATAAGCACCCAGCAATTAACTGGGTGTTAAGTGTTGAGTAAAGCTTAACTTTACTCAAAGGAGGAGTTTGATTCCTCTTGCTAATGCACCCTGGCACCTGCCGTGCTCTGCCCCTATTGCAAGGCAGATGGTTAATGCCTCgcttttccttcctgtgctctTAATTAAAACATCAGTGATGAGAGGCATCCCTTCCCCCGTCCCAAGGATCCAGCTGTTCTATGGGAAATGTGATATTCTGGGAGAGTTTACAGGACCTCCAGGCACACAGCTCCCTCATACATGGCAGTGCATTCTGTTACCCGGCAGAGTGCCAGGTGATGTGAGGTCAGATATCCTCCCAGGGAGATGTTGCTTGGGTGGGGGGTGTCACTGCCACAGTGGGGTAAGGCTGCATGGCCCTCCTTTTTGCCCCAGGATAAATCACTCTCTGGGCTGCTCCATGGGTCTGGGTGgtggctctgggtgctgctggcagcacagggtcTTCAGTCTCTGGGCTACATAGCTGTGGGCTGAGGGGAAGGGGACAGCAGTTGGCAAATGGCAGCGTCCATGGTGAGGTGCAGccaaaaggaacagaagaaatggaGTTCATCCTACCTGAAGGACCTTGCCCTGGGGTTAATGGGAAGCAGGCACTGCatctcacagcactgcaaacCCGCGACCTgggctgctgcggaagaaagtGCAAGATCATGGTGTGAGATAGAAAGGAGATAACATCACGTGGTCTTGGTTCTGGTGTTTCATGTTGGGAGGTTTGAGAAAGCTCTGATGCACGAGGCTGAAAGCTGTAATTTGGCACAGGGAGATTTACATCAGCGGGagccctgctgtgcttttgTGCAGCGCCAGTGAAAGGCCAGGGCTTGAATGgatgtgaatcacagaatggcttgggctggaagggaccctaagggtcatcaagttccagccccCAAAAGCATGGAACACAATCTTCGCTCTTAATAACTCCCCATCACATCGCCAGACGTCAGTGGAGCCTGCAGGAATGAGTGATGCAAGAGCTGTAGGTGTGGTAAAATTCAAGTCAAGGAAAAAGCCCAACCCCTCCacatcctcctgctgctgacCCTCCCAGTCCTGCCCCAAACCCACAGCCACCACTCCCTTCTGGAGGACACGTCTTCccatcacagaatgctttgcCAGGACAGGAGCAAATGGCTGCAACACAGCTTTGTGTTTTAGCAAGGAGAGCTGGAGGGGTGAGCAGCTCTTCCGAAGCTTTGCTTACCAAGCTTTTGGCTTCCCCCACTCCAAAACTAATGCAGACAAGCGTTGCCCTTTGCCCAAAGCGTGTCATAGAACTGGTGTGTCCCGCTGGCCCGGCTGTGCAGGGACATCCCTCTAGATGGTGCTAAGCTAAAGAGAAAAGGGTGGCCTTGGAGCGCTGTCCTGCGGTGCGCACTTCTGCATGTTGGGCACCGCCAGGTTTGAGATGGGAGAACATCTCAGGTCTGTTGGTGTCAGCTGTGAGTGCAGCTCATACAGAGGAGGAAAGGTTTGGCCGACTTTCCCTTCCAAGAATGGCTCATTTCCACTCATGATGAGCCCAGTTACTGCCATTAAGAGCTCTAGTATTTGAAATCCATtatctggttttggttttcagaaCAGTTCTGCCCCTTCGTAAGTGGTAAATTATGTTCATAACAGCTCAGCACTTTGCCTTGAGCATCCCGATATAAAATGCAACTATTAGTGTAAagctcagcacccagcactcTGGTATTGTGGGAAAAGCATGGTAGTGATGAGTGGTGATGGGAGCCCTGAGCATTTCTGAAGGTGaaattcctcattttcttctttccttcccaagAAGGACCAGCACCTCTGAGATACGTTGCCCTCACGTTAAGCCTTATAAGACAACCTAATGCCCCTCAAAGCTCTCAAAGCTATGGACATTGGCCATGACCCCAGCACACTGCCTTGTGATGTGGCAGCAGCAAGAGGCACAGCGTGCAGCTGTAaacacagggctgctgctgtttacTTCAGCTCTGAAGAGCAGCCACAAGCAGGGTGGGATGGAAAACTGCATTGGCGTCACCAGGGATGGAAGCGTCAGCAAATGTCAGCTACTCCAAACAAAGCTGTCCTCCCAGTGCCCAGCATGCAGGGAAATGGGTGGTTGCACCGTGCCAGAGCTGGTGAGGCTGCCTGAGATGGCAATTACCAGACAGGAGAAGCTGTTTTGGAGCCAAAGTTGGCACAGTGGTTTTCCAGATGCTTCATTCTTGGCATCAGCAGTGGGGGATTCCTGCTGAATCAAACATTCCTCACTGGCATGTAGCACCTTGATGACCTCTTTGCCAGGACACAGGTCTTGTTTTGTGACAGGCCGATTCCACCAGCCTTCTTCACAACACTGTTATGCCGTTCTTTGCCTTCTACCTGCTGCCCACTCCATCTCTTTGGTTACCTTCCAACTTAGAGAGAGTTCGCAATGCAAATGCAACCGGCTGCTGAAACAATTTGCAAATGCgaatctgcattttctttccaagctgtGGTTGTGTTTTCCCCCAGTGTGGGCATCAGCAGACACCAGTATGCACCAGTGCCAAGCTGGGTGAGAGATGGAGTCCCCGCTCCCTCACCATTGGCTGCATGGAGCACGCAATGAATGTGATATAAACTTCTTCCCTTCCCACCAGCGTCTGGCATCACGTCTCACCACGAGAGAGAAATCCCAACTTCAGGAGAGGAAACATTTCTTGGCTGATTCCAAAAGTAGTATCAGGATCCTTAAATATATGAGCTGAAAGTTTTCATCTGACGTCCTTGGCTACTACTGATGTGTGTGCAATAGGCTCATGTGATGCAGCTCTTTATCAGGAAGGAATCCCAGCTGTGGTTAACTCATGCTGCCATGTTGTCAGGCAGCCAACGAGCCGAAGACATTTGACTCCTGCCTCTTgacttttggttttgttgtaaATCCAGATTCATTTCCACTGATGAACTATGGCTCATaaggcacagcagtgcttccagTAACGGAAGAgagactgcagcagctgcatggaTAGGGAAGTACTCTCCCAATGACACTGAGTGCTGTTACATGGCTGGGCTGCAGGATATTTCTTTCAGCCTGAAACAAGGACAAGTGGGACCCTCAGggccagcactgtgctctgtttCTGGCCAGGTGTTGGTCAGTATCTTGAAAGGGGACAGTGCAGAACCACGTACTTAGCCAGACTAATAACTGTACTCCAGCTAGAGGGTGATAAATGTGATGAACTTCAACGGGACTTCATCAGCTCACAGCCACTGAATATATAGTTGGTCACATTTGGAAGCAAATTGCATGAAAATGGTTGCAATTAatgtaaatgggagtgatgtttttACAGCAGGCCAGGGCTTTAGCTGTCACATTAATGGAACATTATAGAGAAATTGCTCTGGGCTGCTTCAGAAATGAGCCTGGGGCACTCATGCTGCGTGGCAGATGCTGGCCCTGTAGGTCCTGCCTGGTGTGGAGCCTCTAACAGCAGAATTCTCACCGCCAGAGGTAACAGTGCTGAGATGAGTGATGCACTCAGGTCTGTGCTGAGACAGACCAGCgctgctcagggctggctgGTATCGGCTGTCCCAGGAATGCACTGTATCACTGGGGTAATTCCTCTTCCTGCCTGCACATCCTTTCTCCTCGCTGTCCCagctgaaggttttttttcaggcagcctctcctcactgctACCTCATTCCCACATATGTTCCAAAATCTCTTTCCCTGGATAGGAATGCAAAGGCTCAGGGCCACAAGAGCTTCAGGAGTCACCCTTGGCAGAGACCAGCGTCGTCTCCTGGTGTTTTCCAGGGGTGAAGTTGTGCCagcaggctgtgccagcaggcTGGGCTGCAACCCTGTTGCTGCTCTTGGCACAAgtcagtgcaggagcagcactcTGCAGTGCCCTGGTGCTTCCTTGCCTGGCaagggcagggcagagctgggctgggagcatACTGGGAGCAAGATAGCTGATGTTCCCTGGGCTGTTATGGCTTTTGTCAAAGGAGAGTGCTCAAAAAATCATTaatcccatttcttttttagCATACTGGTGAAGATGCATTGATTCTAGGAAAGTGCTATTTCCTCGATATAAATCGTAATGAATAATTCTTGATAAGGGCAATGGATCATCTCCTCTCCGCCTTTGGTTTATTAAATATGTTCCTATTAAAAGTTATGATCTCATCTGCTTTCACAGTGTGTTAAAACCTGTTTCTGCATCTGCTCACAGAAATAACCCCCAGCTAGCTCATATTTTCACATCCCTACCTtatcctattattattattattattattcttttaacaggaataaataaagattgaagaaagaaaatccagctGCATTAGGCAAACCACATTTAAAAGTGGCCCAGGCTGTCAGATTTGAGCTCACCACACCGGAATAGTTCATCCAAGTGCTTcatgttttcaaagcagcacCCTGCTGTCCAAATAGCAGCTACGCTTGGCCAGTCAAAACAGCCATCTGGGAGATGAGGCTTATTTATGGAGTTTggaagcaaacaagaaaaaaaagcactcagAATTCGTGCTTTAATGGGAACCCCAGGTTAACAACACAGCCAGGGACAAGGATTGGGCTAGACAAGGTGCTGGGGCACAGAGGGGTGATGAATAGGAAGGGGTGATGAATGTGCACTGAGCTCATGAGCTATCTCTTGTCAGGTTTATTGTTtgtgtgctgagtgctgctgatGCACTCACATCTGGGTGCACAGGGTACCACTTCTGCCATCCCAGAGGCTCAGCTGGTTGCGTTCCCATCTGCAAGACCCCACAGTGACGAGTCCATCCCTGGAGCCAGGAAGGACCAGTGGCCAAACTGCCAGACACAGCTATGTAGGTCACAGGTTGGGCTGCAGGACTGAGAGATTCCCTGTCCCAAGTAGTTGCATCACGTGTGAATCACCCAAGCGAGAAAAAGATGTCATCATCACCCTTCCTCTGCTCAGTGTACAGTGAGGTGTGAGAAGAGCGAGTCACGGCCTTACGCTTGCAGGGGGAAACgatgaggaaagcaggaatCCAGCTTTGGTCTGCAGCCAGGGGTGgtgtttcagagcagcagaTTTCTTATGGGCACTTGGCTCAGCATCCACATGCTTCATGTGCCATGGCAGCATGTGGGAGAAGACCAGAATGGGCAGAAGGGGAAGCACAGCCAGGAAACTTTAAAACAACTGCAACAGGTGAAATGTGTATTCACACCCCTATCAAACCGTTACAAAGAggaaaattattaattaattattagCATCATTGATTAGCTGGGGAACAGTTGCCGTTGTACAGTGACAACACACATGTCTGTGATTAGCATCTCgcagctgagctcagcaggtATTTGTGTGTCAGTCGTGCGGTACTCAGACACCTCTGGCTCACATGAAGGTGACTGATGGAGCGTCTGGGCTGGCATATGGAGTCAAACAGAACAATATGATGTTGGGTGGTTTTTAATCTCAGCAAAATTAGGAAGGTCTTGTGGCTGGTGAGGCTCCTGACCAACCCTTTCTGCTTGcaaaacagtgttactgtaaaagagggaagagagcACAAGATGCCAGTGTGGTGATAATGTGAACAAGGGGATGGACTGGAAACAGCTGCTAGGACACATAAATTCTCCCCAAGttcctccccagcacagaggAATGAGGCAgggtgtccctgctgggctctgcactgAATTTGGACAATTAAGAGCACAAAGATCGAGTGAGAGGGGAATTGAGAACTATAGGactcctgctgcagggctggctctaGGATGGCATAAATTAATTAAG is a window encoding:
- the TMEM268 gene encoding transmembrane protein 268 — its product is MAYKSQADGIEENSSLSSVLYCKSDLKEGSLQWVKEARNGQVLMVLSMDNTCSAASFDMELCAEKLQSLGVQASAGEWRRLIEEAVLKPEVRRYLFYNSRAFQIAIAVVFYMSLWTNIYTTVQLCSFGHYWEASLLVTLAAVVITVVVILIIDHRQRKINTNTDVRLAAVNEFFIKHNLILGITDVLDGPRSILQLWFVHFSPERCLRSLSAHIMELQQAQELGWQHRLDQLCVVMEVAVPAAEDTSCEESPLLSSGESFKKEPMMCNELLHLIPVGPPEVMAQQLLVIFSACYVRLLVSGRLPRPVATGHMEGSSVPCPCQFIQASVLSTERCCLLGRGLRGAEGQAQQCEEAEEAVTTHPGLLWKKEWK